A single Photobacterium toruni DNA region contains:
- a CDS encoding ABC transporter permease: MSNDSWITEFPQLERAQLVEIRKTLDGSYRAFSREYGDTIESFFDPLLTFLIWFEKLLLATPWWLVIAVLAAIAYMASRSWKLSLGVVISFVLIGVFGMWDNTMRTMSIILVSTLVAIAIGIPTGIAMARSDRIQRIVTPLLDVMQTMPAFVYLIPVVMLLGIGKIPGVIAVVIYAVPPVIRLTNLGIRLVDEEVLEAATAYGASSMQRLFGVQIPLAMPNIMAGINQTIMMALAMVVIASMIGVKGLGQPVLKSITNQYFTLGLLNGLAIVALAIIFDRISQSYAQRSQQHLGGTPK, translated from the coding sequence ATGTCAAATGATTCATGGATAACAGAATTTCCTCAACTTGAACGAGCACAGTTAGTTGAAATAAGGAAAACATTAGATGGTAGTTATCGTGCATTTTCTCGCGAATATGGTGATACCATTGAAAGCTTTTTTGATCCTTTACTGACCTTTTTAATTTGGTTTGAAAAACTGTTACTGGCGACGCCTTGGTGGTTAGTGATTGCGGTATTAGCGGCAATCGCTTATATGGCTAGTCGCTCTTGGAAGTTATCGCTTGGGGTTGTGATTTCTTTTGTGCTGATTGGTGTTTTTGGAATGTGGGATAATACCATGCGCACCATGAGTATTATTTTAGTCTCCACTTTGGTCGCTATTGCAATAGGTATACCAACAGGCATCGCAATGGCAAGATCCGATCGTATTCAACGTATTGTGACGCCACTACTTGATGTGATGCAAACCATGCCTGCCTTTGTCTATTTAATCCCCGTAGTGATGTTACTCGGGATTGGTAAAATTCCAGGTGTGATAGCCGTTGTTATTTATGCCGTCCCTCCTGTTATTCGTTTAACAAACTTAGGCATTCGTTTAGTGGACGAAGAAGTATTGGAGGCGGCAACCGCTTATGGTGCAAGCTCTATGCAACGTTTATTTGGCGTACAAATTCCTTTAGCAATGCCCAATATAATGGCGGGTATAAATCAAACGATTATGATGGCATTGGCGATGGTGGTTATTGCATCGATGATTGGCGTTAAAGGGCTAGGCCAACCAGTCCTTAAATCAATTACGAATCAGTATTTCACCTTAGGGTTGCTAAATGGTTTAGCTATTGTGGCACTAGCGATTATTTTTGACCGTATCTCTCAAAGCTATGCTCAACGAAGTCAGCAGCATTTAGGAGGGACACCCAAATGA
- a CDS encoding ABC transporter substrate-binding protein, whose translation MRKLVIASLFTIGFSTQINAEECGKVTIADMNWNSATLIANVDSFILQHGYGCDTELVPGDTMPTGTSMIEKGEPDIAPEMWSNSLKSALDRGVKEGRLKFAGPTFSDGGEEGFWVPEYMVEQIPELVTIAGIKKNAKLFTHPEDPEKAAFYGCPAGWNCQISAGNLFKALDLAQSGFDLIDPGSGAGLSGSIAKAYERKQPWFGYYWAPTAVLGKYKMVKVDFGSGVDAKYFSSCITDPECVDPKVTMYPPSAVDTIITTSFAARSTDAVKYLSARSFTNNEMNGLLAWMEENQADGEAIMVEFLTNHEAIWTQWVSTDVAKKVKTALQDL comes from the coding sequence ATGCGTAAGTTAGTTATAGCGTCTTTATTCACGATAGGTTTTTCAACACAAATAAATGCAGAAGAATGTGGCAAAGTAACAATTGCTGATATGAATTGGAACTCGGCGACTTTAATTGCCAACGTTGATAGTTTTATTTTACAACATGGTTATGGCTGTGATACGGAATTAGTACCAGGTGACACAATGCCAACGGGTACGTCCATGATTGAAAAAGGAGAGCCAGATATTGCACCTGAAATGTGGAGTAATTCATTAAAAAGTGCGCTTGATCGTGGTGTAAAAGAAGGGCGACTAAAATTTGCGGGACCAACATTTTCTGATGGTGGCGAAGAAGGGTTTTGGGTGCCTGAATATATGGTCGAACAGATACCAGAATTGGTCACCATTGCAGGTATAAAGAAAAATGCAAAGTTATTTACTCATCCAGAGGATCCTGAAAAAGCAGCATTTTACGGTTGTCCTGCTGGTTGGAACTGTCAAATATCAGCAGGTAATTTATTTAAAGCACTTGATTTAGCTCAGTCTGGATTTGACTTGATTGATCCCGGTTCAGGTGCGGGTTTATCAGGTTCAATCGCTAAGGCTTATGAGCGAAAACAACCATGGTTTGGTTATTACTGGGCTCCTACCGCCGTTCTTGGTAAATATAAAATGGTTAAGGTTGATTTCGGTTCAGGTGTTGATGCGAAATACTTCTCATCGTGTATCACCGATCCTGAATGTGTCGATCCTAAAGTCACGATGTACCCACCATCAGCAGTTGATACAATTATTACTACCTCATTTGCTGCTCGTTCAACAGACGCCGTAAAATATTTATCAGCACGTTCATTTACCAATAATGAAATGAATGGGTTATTAGCATGGATGGAAGAGAATCAAGCTGATGGTGAAGCGATTATGGTGGAATTTTTAACCAACCATGAAGCTATTTGGACCCAATGGGTATCAACAGATGTAGCTAAAAAAGTTAAAACTGCATTACAAGATTTATAA
- a CDS encoding quaternary amine ABC transporter ATP-binding protein — MSNKHNSVPLIQVKNLYKIFGPKDKQVLTKVKAGQSKDAILAETGHTVGLSDINLNIYPGEIFVIMGLSGSGKSTLIRHFNRLIEPTEGSITIENTDVMTLNAKQLQDFRRHKMSMVFQRFGLMPHRTVLQNVGYGLQVQGVKSDQWQQQAQQWLTTVGLAGYEQSYPANLSGGQQQRVGLARALCTNAEVLLMDEAFSALDPLIRSEMQDQLIELQEKLHKTIIFITHDLDEALRLGDRIAILRDGKLIQQGKPVDILLNPADDYVEAFVKDVNRARALTVATVMKPQGVRISAETIGEAIAEMRNAKDNYGYFIDDEGYQGVITQQTLERVNESDYSKAIDSSMLETVPAITTDALLETVIPDTLDSEHPLPVINKDGDVTGRLSRSTLAEALSEQGASRE; from the coding sequence ATGAGTAATAAACATAACAGTGTTCCACTTATTCAAGTTAAAAATCTGTATAAGATCTTTGGTCCTAAAGATAAGCAAGTACTTACCAAGGTAAAAGCCGGACAATCTAAAGATGCTATTTTGGCTGAAACCGGTCATACCGTGGGCTTAAGTGATATTAATTTGAATATTTATCCGGGTGAAATTTTTGTCATTATGGGGCTGTCAGGCTCTGGTAAATCGACATTAATACGCCATTTTAATCGCTTGATTGAACCGACAGAAGGTAGCATTACGATAGAAAATACAGATGTAATGACCTTAAATGCCAAGCAATTACAGGATTTCCGTCGTCATAAAATGTCGATGGTATTTCAACGGTTTGGTTTAATGCCGCATCGTACCGTATTGCAAAATGTTGGTTATGGTTTACAGGTTCAAGGGGTTAAATCTGATCAGTGGCAACAACAAGCGCAACAATGGCTAACCACGGTTGGATTAGCTGGATATGAACAAAGTTATCCAGCTAATTTATCTGGAGGACAACAACAGCGAGTGGGATTAGCGCGGGCATTATGTACAAATGCTGAAGTATTGTTAATGGATGAAGCTTTTTCTGCATTAGACCCCCTTATTAGAAGTGAAATGCAAGATCAGCTTATTGAATTACAAGAAAAACTGCATAAAACGATTATTTTTATTACTCATGATCTTGATGAAGCATTACGGTTAGGTGATCGCATTGCTATTTTGCGTGATGGTAAGTTGATCCAACAAGGTAAACCTGTTGATATTTTACTTAACCCTGCTGATGATTATGTAGAAGCATTTGTTAAAGATGTGAATCGCGCTCGAGCGTTAACAGTTGCGACAGTAATGAAGCCACAAGGGGTTAGAATTTCAGCTGAAACCATTGGCGAAGCGATAGCAGAAATGCGTAATGCAAAAGATAATTACGGTTATTTCATTGATGATGAAGGGTATCAAGGCGTGATCACTCAACAGACGTTAGAACGTGTAAATGAATCTGATTACAGCAAAGCGATTGATTCATCGATGTTAGAGACCGTACCTGCGATAACAACCGATGCTTTATTGGAAACGGTGATCCCAGACACATTAGACAGTGAGCATCCACTGCCTGTGATTAATAAAGATGGTGACGTTACTGGTCGATTATCACGATCAACATTAGCAGAAGCATTAAGCGAGCAAGGTGCTTCACGAGAGTAG
- a CDS encoding efflux RND transporter permease subunit: MDIARYTIAKRTSVWVMIAIILIGGYISYLKLGRFEDPEFVIRQAVIITPYAGATAQEVSDEVTDIIEGAVQSLQELKEVKSVSKQGMSEVTVEIKLEFAKTQADLQQVWDKLRRKVVDAQRQLPPGAGPSIVNDDFSDVYALFFAVTGEGFTDKQLSDYVDSLRRELVLVPGVAKTATLAEQQETIFVEFTSERLAKFGLSVDNVLSVLQKQNIVNVAGSLTANGMRIPVIPTPNVNSFNDLRNLQVGIGDNHTVLHLKDIATVKRGYQEPASMLMRYNGERAIGFGISNVTGGNVVDMGDAVKARIAELEGQRPLGIELNVISMQSDSVRDSVTNFIDNLIAAVVIVFIVLLLFMGVRSGIIIGFVLVLTVAGTLCIMLIDDIAMQRISLGALIIALGMLVDNAIVVTDGILVRLQNDEDREVVIPEVVNATKWPLLGGTVVGICAFSAIGLSPSDMGEYAGSLFWVILYSMLLSWLFAVTVTPLLCHQFLKVKVKTGTDKPSKVVIGYKGLLSWVLLHRKTTGLLLVATLVGAMWGVKYVPPGFMPESQRAQFVVDVYLPQGTDIQNTQAIVANIEQDVKQKPGISNISSFIGGGGLRFMLTYAPEARNPSYGQLLIDIDDYRNIAPLLVELQKELDIKYPEASIKVWKFMLGRGGGKKIEAGFKGPDSKVLRNLAEQAKTIMLNDPNLIAVQDDWRQQVPVIKPIYSTEKAQRFGLTNQEISQAIAQTLTGRNIGVYREGNDLIPIIVRAPDNERTHERAIENTEVYSRMVNGLIPVSQLVESVNVAWEDAILRRINRIPTILVQADPAPGVFTADAFNDLRSKIEAIELPPGYELTWYGEYKASNDANEGLATSAPYGFAAMILAVIFMFNALRQPLVIWLTVPFALVGVTVGLVIFQTPFEFMAILGFLSLIGMMVKNAIVLVDQTDVEIADGKTPYQAIIDSALSRARPVLLGAFTTILGVAPLLVDPFFKSMAVTIMFGLLFATILTLVVIPLLYAVLFRVKVDTPQQ, translated from the coding sequence ATGGATATCGCTCGCTATACCATAGCCAAGCGCACCAGTGTTTGGGTAATGATTGCTATCATTCTCATTGGTGGCTACATCAGCTATCTAAAATTAGGTCGTTTTGAAGATCCTGAATTTGTGATCCGTCAAGCTGTTATTATTACACCTTATGCGGGAGCAACAGCACAAGAAGTTTCTGATGAAGTCACTGATATTATTGAAGGTGCAGTACAATCATTACAAGAACTGAAAGAAGTTAAATCCGTATCTAAACAAGGTATGTCTGAAGTTACCGTTGAGATAAAACTTGAGTTTGCGAAAACCCAAGCAGACCTTCAACAAGTATGGGACAAATTACGCCGCAAAGTGGTGGATGCACAGCGTCAATTACCACCAGGTGCGGGCCCATCAATTGTTAATGATGACTTCTCTGACGTTTATGCATTGTTCTTTGCCGTAACCGGTGAAGGGTTTACTGATAAGCAACTATCAGATTATGTTGATAGCTTACGTCGTGAATTAGTACTTGTTCCCGGCGTTGCTAAAACAGCGACCCTAGCAGAGCAGCAAGAAACGATTTTTGTTGAATTCACCAGTGAGCGTTTAGCTAAGTTTGGGCTATCTGTCGATAATGTTCTATCGGTATTACAAAAACAAAACATTGTTAATGTCGCTGGTAGTTTAACCGCCAATGGAATGCGTATTCCTGTAATACCGACACCAAATGTAAATTCTTTTAATGACTTACGTAATCTACAAGTCGGAATTGGTGATAATCACACCGTATTGCATCTTAAAGATATAGCGACCGTTAAACGTGGCTATCAAGAACCAGCATCAATGTTGATGCGCTATAACGGTGAACGTGCAATTGGCTTTGGTATTTCTAACGTTACTGGTGGTAACGTGGTTGATATGGGTGATGCAGTTAAAGCTCGTATTGCTGAATTAGAAGGCCAACGTCCACTGGGTATAGAACTGAATGTTATCTCAATGCAATCAGATTCTGTGCGTGATTCAGTAACGAACTTTATTGATAATCTTATTGCAGCAGTCGTCATTGTATTTATTGTACTATTGCTGTTTATGGGGGTTCGCTCAGGCATCATTATTGGTTTTGTGTTAGTGCTCACTGTCGCAGGTACGCTATGTATCATGCTTATTGATGACATTGCAATGCAACGTATCTCTCTTGGCGCCCTGATTATTGCTCTGGGTATGCTGGTAGATAATGCCATAGTGGTTACTGACGGTATTTTAGTTCGTTTACAAAATGATGAAGATCGTGAAGTTGTTATTCCAGAAGTCGTTAATGCAACTAAATGGCCACTATTAGGCGGTACGGTTGTTGGTATCTGTGCGTTTAGTGCTATCGGCTTGTCACCATCAGATATGGGTGAATATGCCGGTTCGTTATTCTGGGTTATCCTTTACTCTATGCTTTTAAGTTGGCTCTTTGCAGTAACGGTGACGCCACTACTGTGTCACCAATTCCTAAAAGTTAAAGTGAAGACAGGTACGGATAAACCAAGCAAAGTTGTTATTGGTTATAAAGGCTTATTATCGTGGGTACTGCTTCATCGTAAAACAACTGGGCTATTGTTAGTCGCAACACTTGTCGGTGCAATGTGGGGAGTTAAATATGTTCCTCCAGGCTTTATGCCTGAATCACAACGCGCACAATTTGTGGTTGATGTTTACTTACCGCAAGGTACTGATATTCAAAATACACAAGCAATTGTGGCTAACATAGAACAAGATGTTAAACAAAAGCCAGGTATCAGTAATATCTCAAGCTTCATCGGTGGTGGCGGATTACGTTTCATGCTGACTTATGCACCAGAAGCTCGTAACCCAAGCTACGGTCAATTACTGATCGACATTGATGATTATCGTAATATTGCGCCATTATTAGTTGAACTTCAAAAAGAGCTTGATATTAAATACCCAGAAGCATCAATCAAAGTGTGGAAATTCATGCTTGGTCGAGGCGGCGGTAAGAAAATTGAAGCTGGCTTTAAAGGCCCTGATAGTAAGGTCTTACGTAACCTTGCAGAACAAGCTAAAACTATCATGCTAAATGATCCTAACTTAATCGCGGTTCAAGATGATTGGCGTCAGCAAGTTCCGGTAATAAAGCCAATATACTCAACGGAAAAGGCACAACGTTTTGGCTTAACTAATCAAGAAATAAGTCAGGCAATTGCTCAAACATTGACAGGCCGAAACATTGGTGTTTACCGCGAGGGCAATGATTTAATCCCGATCATTGTGCGAGCACCAGACAATGAACGTACTCATGAACGAGCGATTGAAAATACTGAAGTTTATAGCCGTATGGTCAATGGGTTAATTCCTGTAAGCCAATTAGTCGAGTCGGTTAACGTTGCTTGGGAAGATGCAATCCTACGCCGTATAAACCGTATTCCAACGATTCTGGTTCAAGCAGATCCTGCACCAGGAGTCTTTACTGCTGATGCTTTCAATGATCTACGCAGCAAAATAGAAGCAATTGAGTTACCACCAGGCTATGAGTTGACATGGTACGGTGAATATAAAGCGTCAAATGATGCTAATGAAGGTCTTGCAACATCAGCCCCTTACGGCTTTGCTGCAATGATTTTAGCCGTGATCTTTATGTTTAACGCGCTACGTCAACCATTAGTGATTTGGTTAACGGTACCTTTTGCTTTAGTGGGTGTCACTGTTGGCTTAGTTATTTTCCAAACGCCATTTGAATTTATGGCGATTCTGGGCTTCCTAAGTTTAATCGGTATGATGGTGAAAAATGCTATCGTATTAGTTGACCAAACCGATGTTGAAATCGCAGACGG
- the yidA gene encoding sugar-phosphatase, with product MYKLVALDMDGTLLNSDGTISAINKQAIAAAREQGVYVVLASGRPIEGMTWALKELNMDSDNDFVLSYNASLVQRVASQEVVRSQTLKGIDAKTIAAIAHDLGVHVHAFSRRQGLITPEHNYYTDHEAKINGLTITLANFAELDDNEEIMKVMIIDEAERLEAAIAQLPSDLYQQYTIVRSAPFFLEFMHTNSNKGVGVKALADFLNIKQDEVIAMGDAGNDHHMIEFAGLGVAMGNATDETKAIANYITDTNNNGGVAQVIEKFILNA from the coding sequence ATGTATAAATTAGTTGCACTTGATATGGACGGCACATTACTGAATTCAGATGGCACTATTTCAGCAATCAATAAACAAGCAATTGCTGCTGCGCGCGAGCAAGGTGTCTATGTAGTATTAGCATCTGGCCGTCCGATTGAGGGTATGACATGGGCCTTGAAAGAGCTTAATATGGACAGCGATAATGATTTTGTATTGTCATATAACGCATCTTTAGTACAGCGTGTTGCAAGTCAAGAAGTGGTTAGAAGTCAAACCTTAAAAGGTATTGATGCTAAAACTATTGCAGCCATTGCCCATGATCTTGGTGTTCATGTTCATGCCTTTTCTCGTCGTCAGGGTTTAATTACTCCTGAGCATAATTACTATACTGATCATGAAGCTAAAATTAATGGCTTAACCATCACATTAGCAAATTTTGCAGAGCTTGATGACAATGAAGAAATCATGAAAGTAATGATCATTGATGAAGCTGAACGTCTTGAAGCGGCTATCGCACAATTACCTTCTGACCTATACCAACAGTATACTATTGTAAGAAGTGCACCATTTTTCCTTGAGTTTATGCATACCAATAGCAATAAAGGGGTGGGTGTTAAAGCACTAGCAGATTTCTTAAATATTAAACAAGATGAAGTTATTGCAATGGGTGATGCCGGGAATGATCATCACATGATTGAATTTGCGGGTTTAGGTGTGGCGATGGGAAATGCTACCGATGAAACAAAAGCGATTGCTAACTATATTACCGATACTAATAATAACGGTGGTGTTGCGCAAGTTATTGAGAAATTTATTCTTAACGCTTAA
- a CDS encoding efflux RND transporter periplasmic adaptor subunit, giving the protein MKTHSAMSNVASLTINKLAVAISLSLAVVILSGCDSQKETTVTAPIVNLALTEIVMPKANTNLNFNGVIRSAERADLSFQINGRVSHIFVNEGDKVHQGQLLAKLDPKDAQTAFSAAQLELNNAKKDYLRGKAIYENSQAIAKSDLDELLTRYDLAQNRLEETKNQLAYTQLKAPFSGIIGRKLIDNHVQIQANKSVLTLHNLDNLEVVINIPDTIMLTGMQCDKANAEINNIPGHLLPLSLRTYSTQADPITQTFSVVLGIDDLKGLNILPGMAVKVSPSLTECPEENNNPLTVPLTAVVPDNQNKQFVWVVGMNNIVEKRYIKVGTINKNCITVPFGLKAGERIVIAGVSKLKNGMEIRPYTDTTQNGV; this is encoded by the coding sequence GTGAAAACTCATTCAGCAATGTCCAATGTGGCATCGTTAACAATTAATAAGCTGGCTGTTGCCATTAGCTTATCTTTAGCGGTCGTGATCTTGTCAGGATGTGATAGTCAAAAAGAAACAACTGTCACTGCACCTATCGTTAATCTTGCATTAACTGAAATTGTGATGCCAAAAGCAAATACAAACTTAAATTTTAATGGTGTGATCCGTTCTGCTGAACGCGCCGATTTATCCTTTCAAATTAATGGCCGAGTGAGTCATATTTTTGTTAATGAGGGTGATAAAGTCCATCAAGGTCAACTGCTGGCAAAATTAGATCCTAAAGATGCTCAAACAGCATTTTCAGCGGCACAACTTGAATTAAACAACGCTAAAAAAGATTACTTACGTGGAAAGGCAATTTATGAGAACTCACAAGCGATTGCAAAAAGTGATCTTGATGAACTACTAACACGCTACGATTTAGCACAAAATCGCCTTGAAGAAACAAAAAATCAGCTTGCTTATACCCAATTAAAAGCTCCTTTTTCAGGCATTATTGGTCGTAAGTTAATTGATAATCATGTGCAAATTCAAGCAAATAAATCAGTATTAACGTTACATAATCTTGATAATTTAGAAGTAGTGATCAATATCCCCGACACCATAATGCTAACAGGGATGCAATGTGATAAAGCCAATGCTGAAATCAATAATATTCCAGGACACTTATTACCATTAAGTTTACGCACTTATTCAACTCAAGCAGATCCTATTACACAGACGTTCTCTGTTGTATTAGGTATCGATGATTTAAAAGGGCTAAATATCTTGCCCGGTATGGCTGTCAAAGTATCGCCAAGTTTAACGGAGTGCCCAGAAGAAAATAATAACCCGCTAACAGTGCCATTAACCGCCGTTGTCCCTGATAACCAAAACAAACAATTTGTGTGGGTCGTCGGTATGAATAACATTGTTGAAAAACGTTATATCAAAGTGGGCACTATCAATAAAAATTGCATCACGGTTCCTTTTGGCCTTAAGGCTGGTGAGCGTATTGTTATTGCTGGCGTATCAAAATTAAAAAATGGTATGGAAATTCGCCCATACACAGACACAACTCAAAACGGAGTGTAA
- a CDS encoding YgiW/YdeI family stress tolerance OB fold protein produces MKKLLVASVLVFSSMSVMAAQQSNQGGFSGPQEAAPLAQNQGGFNGPSAIPVLNTVKAASQADDNAAVELTGHIISSIGKEDYMFKDATGEMKIEIDHKDWHGMTVTPATKIIIRGEVDKDWTVRTIDVDSVTLAK; encoded by the coding sequence ATGAAAAAATTACTTGTAGCTTCAGTTCTTGTGTTTTCATCAATGTCAGTAATGGCGGCACAGCAATCTAATCAAGGCGGTTTTAGTGGCCCTCAAGAGGCTGCACCACTTGCTCAGAACCAAGGTGGTTTTAATGGTCCAAGTGCTATTCCTGTATTAAACACAGTAAAAGCCGCTTCACAAGCAGATGATAATGCAGCTGTAGAGCTTACTGGTCATATTATATCTTCAATTGGTAAAGAAGATTACATGTTCAAAGATGCAACTGGTGAAATGAAAATCGAGATCGATCACAAAGATTGGCATGGTATGACAGTAACACCAGCAACTAAAATCATCATTCGTGGTGAAGTAGATAAAGATTGGACAGTACGTACAATTGACGTTGATAGTGTGACTCTTGCTAAATAA
- a CDS encoding TetR/AcrR family transcriptional regulator, translated as MKQTERKHLAIIEAAKEEFITHGFLASNMDRISTEAGVSKRTLYRHFESKEVLFVSVLTIIQESVSENVKYEFDPTKTLTEQLTAITRREADILYSTYGIALSRTIVMEFLRQPELALNLIKDLYSTKAITDWFQQAITAKCMVDKNVILLTNIYISLFQGLLFWPQVMNISPNCEGKVLEDNIETIVSVFLASHMIKEIA; from the coding sequence ATGAAGCAAACTGAACGTAAACACTTAGCCATTATTGAAGCTGCCAAGGAAGAATTTATAACGCATGGATTTTTAGCGTCTAATATGGATCGTATCTCAACAGAAGCTGGGGTCTCTAAACGAACGCTATACCGTCACTTCGAGAGTAAAGAGGTGTTATTTGTTTCAGTACTCACCATTATTCAAGAGTCTGTAAGTGAAAATGTTAAGTATGAGTTTGATCCTACCAAAACATTAACAGAGCAATTGACGGCAATTACTCGTCGTGAAGCTGATATTCTGTATTCAACATACGGTATTGCATTATCACGTACGATTGTGATGGAGTTTTTGCGTCAACCTGAATTAGCATTAAATTTGATTAAAGATTTATACAGTACGAAAGCGATAACGGATTGGTTTCAGCAGGCGATTACTGCTAAATGTATGGTTGATAAAAATGTAATATTGTTGACGAATATTTACATTAGCTTATTTCAAGGGCTGCTTTTTTGGCCGCAAGTAATGAACATCTCTCCAAATTGTGAAGGCAAAGTACTGGAAGATAATATTGAAACAATAGTGTCAGTTTTTCTAGCGTCACATATGATCAAAGAAATAGCATAA
- a CDS encoding response regulator: MGATKTVLVVDDDQEIRELLDEYLTKNGFEVITAAGGEEMKRRLAAGYPDLILLDVMMPGDDGFTLCQYIRKSSNVPIIMLTAVSDEMDQIIGLEIGADDYIAKPFSPRQLLARIKALLRRIKPTESQSISTEAKFIRFANWRLDTTTHCLFDLNKKQDFELTGGDYSLLMLFLSRPQEILDRDTISYATRGRDTLPSERGIDVALSRLRQRLGDKGRTQRLIRTSRGNGYIFTADVVYEDV, translated from the coding sequence ATGGGTGCAACCAAAACAGTACTCGTTGTTGACGATGACCAAGAAATCCGTGAATTACTGGATGAATATTTAACAAAAAACGGCTTTGAGGTAATTACGGCGGCGGGGGGCGAGGAGATGAAACGGCGTTTAGCTGCTGGTTACCCTGATTTAATTTTATTAGACGTGATGATGCCAGGCGATGATGGCTTTACTTTGTGTCAGTATATTCGTAAAAGCTCAAATGTACCTATCATCATGCTAACGGCTGTTTCTGATGAGATGGATCAGATCATTGGTCTTGAAATAGGGGCTGATGACTATATTGCTAAGCCATTTAGCCCTCGTCAGTTATTGGCTCGTATTAAAGCTTTATTAAGGCGAATAAAGCCTACAGAAAGTCAGTCTATATCTACAGAAGCTAAGTTTATTCGTTTTGCAAATTGGCGACTTGATACCACAACACACTGTTTGTTTGATCTCAATAAAAAACAAGATTTTGAACTTACGGGAGGTGATTATTCATTATTGATGTTGTTTTTATCACGTCCACAAGAAATATTAGATCGTGACACTATTTCTTATGCAACTCGAGGACGAGATACCTTACCTTCTGAGCGTGGTATTGATGTTGCTTTAAGTCGATTACGACAACGGTTAGGTGATAAGGGGCGCACTCAACGGTTAATAAGAACCAGTCGCGGTAATGGTTATATCTTTACTGCTGATGTGGTTTATGAAGACGTTTAA